One window from the genome of Yamadazyma tenuis chromosome 7, complete sequence encodes:
- the CRZ1_2 gene encoding DNA-binding transcription factor (EggNog:ENOG503NUFJ; COG:K) — MPIQSKSPGNYPMGSYSMQNASYVNTYSQPQQQPLPPLHFYSTKNYVVDNTTGSNPPINTQSHPHVHHQPYPVLHYPSVSPVQTSSMPQYNYYSGPVKAQSSDSEHEGSGTGTDKFAIDYSSIINYTNSPSLKRKRRQHTYEQEGSTLPKLPCSVCGKVFNKPYNLKSHMRSHSTDKPYGCTVCGKKFARSHDKKRHELLHKGEKSFKCDGFLKDGKTRWGCGKKFARSDALSRHFRTETGWLCIKPLMDEAKHLESKDLINNLTRG; from the coding sequence ATGCCCATACAAAGCAAATCACCTGGTAATTACCCAATGGGGTCATATTCCATGCAAAATGCTTCCTATGTTAATACGTACCTGCAGCCACAGCAGcaaccattaccaccaTTACATTTCTACAGCACCAAAAACTATGTGGTGGATAATACGACTGGTTCCAACCCACCCATCAATACTCAGAGTCACCCGCACGTGCACCACCAGCCTTATCCAGTGTTACACTATCCAAGTGTTAGCCCTGTCCAGACCTCCAGCATGCCCCAGTATAATTATTACTCGGGCCCGGTGAAAGCCCAGTCAAGTGATTCTGAGCATGAAGGCTCTGGTACTGGAACTGATAAGTTTGCCATCGACTACCTGTCTATCATCAACTACACAAACTCGCCGTCACTCAAGCGCAAGCGTCGACAGCACACGTACGAACAAGAAGGGTCTACTCTTCCAAAATTGCCATGCTCCGTTTGCGGAAAGGTGTTTAACAAACCGTACAATTTAAAATCCCATATGCGGTCCCACTCGACCGACAAACCGTATGGATGTACTGTATGTGGCAAGAAGTTTGCCAGAAGTCATGACAAGAAGCGTCACGAGTTATTGCATAAGGGGGAGAAGAGCTTCAAATGTGACGGGTTTTTAAAGGATGGAAAAACTCGTTGGGGGTGTGGCAAGAAGTTTGCCCGGTCAGACGCGTTGTCCCGTCATTTCAGAACCGAGACTGGATGGTTATGTATCAAGCCGCTAATGGACGAAGCAAAGCACCTTGAGCTgaaagacttgatcaacaatCTTACTCGTGGTTAG